In the Nitrospirales bacterium LBB_01 genome, one interval contains:
- a CDS encoding RDD family protein has product MSEGAGRPDILSRVVARVFDFLIVMMLMELVPRAGFYAALMYILIADGLFEGASVGKKLMGLKVASERSDTGAIVRGSILRNLTLAVALVLWRIPLLGWFFFIGILAVEFIIMTGSAQRKRIGDEIAGTLVVCVIGKMEGK; this is encoded by the coding sequence ATGAGTGAAGGAGCGGGCAGACCCGATATTCTGTCAAGGGTGGTGGCCAGGGTTTTTGACTTCTTAATTGTTATGATGTTGATGGAGTTGGTTCCGAGAGCCGGTTTTTATGCGGCGTTAATGTATATATTGATTGCGGACGGATTATTTGAGGGAGCGAGTGTCGGCAAGAAGTTGATGGGTTTGAAGGTGGCCTCTGAGAGATCTGATACCGGAGCGATTGTCAGAGGTTCCATCCTTAGAAATTTAACCCTGGCAGTTGCCCTTGTGCTTTGGCGGATACCGCTTCTGGGCTGGTTTTTCTTTATTGGAATACTTGCTGTTGAATTTATTATAATGACAGGCAGTGCACAAAGAAAGAGAATAGGTGACGAGATTGCCGGCACTCTGGTGGTTTGCGTCATCGGTAAAATGGAGGGAAAATGA
- a CDS encoding rod shape-determining protein yields MIFNKLLGLFSNDLAIDLGTANTLVYAKGKGIVCDEPSVVVMRTDTKKIIAVGAEAKRMLGKTPANIITIRPMKDGVIADFNAAGEMLKYFIKKAHNRKSFVSPRVIIGVPSAITLVEQRAVKEAAEASGAREVYLIEETMAAAVGVGLPIDEPYGNMIVDIGGGTTDVAVISMDGIVYSKAVKVGGDKMDEKIITHVKEKYNFMIGDRTAEQIKIEIGSAFKISKEELTIDVNGRDLISGIPKTVTIRENEIRETLSEPVNIIVSTIKQALENTPPELASDIVDNGIVLAGGGALLRGLDELIRQETRLPVIVPENPLTAVVMGVGKMLEDLALLRRVAVS; encoded by the coding sequence ATGATTTTTAATAAGCTCTTAGGGCTATTTTCAAACGATCTGGCGATAGATCTTGGGACAGCCAACACACTGGTGTATGCTAAAGGAAAGGGGATTGTTTGCGATGAACCCTCAGTGGTTGTAATGAGGACGGATACAAAGAAGATAATAGCGGTGGGGGCTGAGGCTAAGAGAATGCTTGGTAAGACGCCTGCTAACATCATAACAATAAGACCTATGAAAGACGGCGTAATTGCTGACTTTAATGCTGCTGGAGAGATGCTGAAGTATTTTATTAAAAAAGCCCATAACAGAAAGAGTTTTGTCTCACCGCGTGTAATTATAGGCGTACCCTCGGCCATAACTTTGGTAGAACAACGGGCAGTAAAGGAGGCTGCAGAGGCGTCGGGCGCCCGTGAGGTTTACCTTATAGAGGAAACTATGGCTGCCGCTGTAGGCGTTGGCCTCCCAATTGATGAGCCTTATGGCAATATGATTGTGGATATTGGAGGTGGCACTACCGATGTTGCAGTTATTTCCATGGACGGCATTGTTTACAGCAAAGCCGTAAAAGTTGGCGGCGACAAGATGGACGAAAAGATAATAACGCACGTTAAGGAAAAATACAACTTCATGATTGGAGACCGGACTGCCGAACAAATCAAAATAGAGATAGGCTCAGCTTTTAAAATATCCAAAGAGGAACTCACTATAGACGTAAACGGCCGAGACCTTATCTCAGGCATTCCCAAGACAGTGACAATCAGAGAAAATGAGATACGCGAAACTCTGAGCGAACCGGTAAACATAATCGTAAGCACAATCAAACAGGCTCTTGAAAACACACCGCCTGAGCTTGCCTCAGACATAGTAGATAACGGCATTGTGCTGGCAGGGGGCGGTGCGCTCCTTAGAGGCCTTGATGAGCTTATAAGACAAGAGACCAGACTCCCTGTAATTGTGCCTGAAAACCCGCTGACTGCTGTTGTCATGGGAGTTGGAAAGATGCTTGAGGACTTGGCGCTGTTGCGGAGAGTAGCCGTCAGTTAA
- the rodA gene encoding rod shape-determining protein RodA: MTVFQINRKYLKQVDALMLILLLAVSVISVLTIYSTTRPIMSSSLQPNYYLKQSVWVLIGFIVLFIVLVKDYIWLKDAGYVIYGIGIFLLVLVLLMGKSGLGAQRWLDLKIFSFQPSEIFRLILVIGLSKYLSSVKSPLDRRSFFLSLVVFGIIPFILIIKQPHLGTGIILFATFLFLVISKKIEKKLLLILIAIALVVVPLGGKTVWKHLKDYQKNRILAFVNPDIDPRGIGYQIEQSKITIGSGMTFGRGYLKGTQGPLKFLPEKHTDFVFSVFAEEWGFVGSIFLFSLYLIFFIRGFDTALKAKDEFGKYMASGLTFMLFLYFLINIGMTLGMMPVVGVPIPFMSYGGTSLISNFIIVGIIINIRMRRLVMV, translated from the coding sequence GTGACTGTTTTCCAAATAAACAGAAAGTACCTTAAGCAAGTGGACGCCCTCATGCTTATACTTCTGTTAGCTGTCTCAGTAATAAGTGTTCTGACCATATACAGCACTACAAGACCTATAATGTCCTCATCACTTCAGCCAAATTACTACCTGAAACAATCTGTCTGGGTACTGATTGGATTTATAGTGTTATTTATAGTTTTGGTTAAAGATTATATATGGCTTAAGGATGCCGGTTATGTAATATATGGGATTGGGATTTTTTTACTGGTACTTGTCTTACTGATGGGGAAAAGCGGTCTTGGTGCGCAAAGATGGCTTGATTTAAAGATTTTTTCATTTCAACCGTCAGAAATCTTTAGGTTAATACTGGTAATCGGGCTTTCTAAATACCTTAGCTCGGTAAAAAGTCCGCTTGACAGGCGATCGTTTTTTTTGTCTCTTGTAGTATTTGGAATCATCCCGTTTATTTTGATAATTAAGCAGCCGCACTTGGGTACTGGAATTATTCTTTTTGCGACCTTTCTTTTTTTAGTAATTTCCAAAAAGATAGAGAAAAAGCTCCTCTTAATACTGATAGCAATTGCGCTTGTGGTGGTTCCGCTTGGGGGTAAAACCGTTTGGAAACATCTGAAAGATTACCAGAAAAACCGTATTTTAGCGTTTGTTAACCCAGATATTGACCCGCGTGGGATAGGGTATCAGATTGAGCAGTCAAAGATAACCATAGGCTCAGGGATGACTTTTGGCAGGGGATATCTTAAGGGCACACAGGGACCTCTTAAGTTCTTACCGGAAAAGCATACGGATTTTGTTTTTTCCGTTTTTGCTGAAGAATGGGGATTTGTTGGATCAATATTTCTTTTCAGTCTATACCTTATATTTTTCATCCGCGGGTTTGACACAGCACTCAAGGCAAAGGACGAGTTTGGCAAGTACATGGCCTCAGGGCTTACCTTTATGCTGTTTCTCTATTTTTTGATAAACATCGGGATGACTCTTGGGATGATGCCGGTGGTTGGTGTGCCAATTCCTTTTATGAGCTACGGAGGCACATCGCTCATATCTAACTTTATCATCGTGGGTATTATTATTAATATCAGAATGAGACGACTTGTTATGGTTTAA
- the mrdA gene encoding penicillin-binding protein 2, with protein MNKEYFEGYASFTVYIIITVFFILSVRLYVIQILNGNDYRDAADSNRVRAVILPASRGIIYDRSGIPLVKNKPYFYASLIPGRTPVDTHGLADLVKVDESKLALKIKKEKNNIFKTIVIKDGLSFKEVAEIEARKSDFPGLIVETSVTRDYVYKTVGSHVIGYLGKPNKQQVEKLQLDDVPPETFIGQWGVEQLFDATLRGTAGRKIIEVDALGRQLKELDVIKPKTGGDITLSLDINLQKIAEESFTDKTGSLVALDPRNGEVLAMASMPSFDPNDFVMGIDSEKWSALHKDKQFPLLNRALQSSYPPGSVFKVLMSVAGLDDGAITTKTPVGCGGEMHYGKWSFGCWKAHGTVTFHTGLVQSCDIYFYDVGKRLGIDKIHKYARMFGLGKKTGLDIVGGEEREGLIPSIAWKQKKMKQPWFLGETFVASIGQGYVNITPAQAALLSAMVANEGLPIHLTLLKGTAPPDESKRLKIKPEVFAEVKSAMYGVVNEGGTGGRARSELVHISGKTGTAQVVKGRVKTETLKQHLRDHGWFIAYAPSEDPQIAVAAVVEHGGHGGSSAAPIAKNVIEAFVKSSYYKKPTESDE; from the coding sequence ATGAATAAGGAGTACTTTGAGGGATATGCCTCCTTTACAGTATATATTATAATCACGGTGTTTTTTATTCTTTCCGTGCGTCTTTACGTTATACAGATTTTAAACGGAAACGATTATCGGGATGCTGCAGATTCAAACAGGGTTAGGGCAGTCATACTGCCAGCCTCAAGGGGCATTATATATGACAGAAGCGGAATACCGCTTGTTAAAAATAAACCATACTTTTACGCATCTCTCATACCCGGACGCACGCCTGTGGATACACACGGCCTTGCCGATTTGGTAAAAGTAGATGAGTCAAAACTCGCACTTAAAATAAAAAAGGAAAAAAACAATATTTTTAAAACAATTGTTATCAAAGATGGCTTGTCGTTTAAGGAGGTCGCAGAGATAGAAGCGAGGAAATCAGATTTCCCTGGTCTTATTGTAGAGACAAGCGTGACAAGAGACTACGTATACAAAACAGTTGGTTCACACGTTATAGGTTACCTGGGGAAACCCAACAAGCAGCAAGTAGAAAAACTTCAACTTGACGATGTGCCCCCTGAAACATTTATAGGTCAGTGGGGGGTTGAACAGCTTTTCGATGCCACACTCAGAGGCACGGCAGGGAGAAAGATAATCGAGGTGGATGCTCTTGGCAGACAACTAAAAGAGCTTGATGTTATAAAGCCCAAAACTGGAGGCGACATAACTCTTAGTCTGGACATTAACCTGCAGAAAATAGCAGAAGAATCATTCACTGATAAGACCGGCTCGCTGGTAGCCTTAGACCCAAGAAACGGAGAGGTACTTGCTATGGCAAGTATGCCGTCTTTTGATCCTAACGATTTTGTTATGGGAATAGACTCTGAGAAGTGGTCGGCTCTGCATAAAGACAAACAGTTTCCACTTCTGAACAGAGCGCTTCAGAGTTCATATCCTCCGGGTTCTGTCTTTAAAGTTCTCATGTCGGTGGCCGGGCTTGATGACGGTGCGATAACAACAAAAACTCCGGTAGGCTGTGGCGGAGAGATGCACTATGGTAAGTGGTCATTTGGCTGTTGGAAAGCGCATGGCACTGTTACTTTCCACACAGGGCTGGTTCAGTCTTGTGATATATATTTTTACGATGTCGGCAAAAGGCTTGGCATAGATAAGATACACAAGTATGCACGGATGTTTGGTCTGGGTAAAAAGACTGGTCTTGACATTGTAGGCGGCGAGGAAAGAGAGGGACTTATTCCATCGATAGCATGGAAACAAAAGAAGATGAAACAGCCGTGGTTCCTTGGTGAGACATTTGTCGCTTCAATTGGGCAGGGCTACGTTAACATAACGCCTGCTCAAGCAGCGCTCCTTTCTGCAATGGTAGCAAACGAGGGACTTCCCATCCATCTTACTCTGCTTAAAGGCACAGCGCCTCCTGATGAGTCTAAGCGTCTGAAAATTAAACCTGAGGTTTTTGCTGAGGTTAAGAGTGCCATGTATGGAGTTGTCAATGAAGGCGGAACAGGAGGGCGCGCAAGGAGTGAACTTGTTCACATATCGGGCAAAACCGGCACTGCTCAGGTTGTAAAGGGCAGAGTGAAAACTGAAACCCTCAAACAGCATCTCAGAGACCATGGGTGGTTTATTGCATATGCGCCATCGGAGGACCCTCAGATAGCCGTTGCGGCAGTGGTAGAACATGGCGGACACGGCGGCAGTTCAGCTGCTCCCATCGCTAAAAACGTAATCGAAGCGTTTGTAAAAAGCTCGTACTATAAAAAACCTACGGAATCAGACGAGTGA
- the mreC gene encoding rod shape-determining protein MreC: MLKKHHTLFLFYVFFLISLMTYQSFRGPFRPILYLRYPLFLVNDVIDTAVSIVSKPFVLLFTIEGENVRLRSELNRLLLKEQQYDEAINENKRLSSLLTLKDETINYVSAARVIARQPDKWYHQMVLDSGTKTGVKKDMAARTDRGLIGKIISAESNYSTVLLLTDVYSSVAVRLEDNRTEAVLSGTGSELCLLKYIPVSEDVKVGESLVTSGTDNLFPAGIPVGRVLSVERATSGMFLEIKVELFAQPTKTEEVIIVSREGT; encoded by the coding sequence ATGCTCAAAAAGCATCACACTCTGTTTTTATTTTATGTATTTTTTTTGATTTCGCTTATGACTTACCAAAGTTTCAGGGGGCCGTTTCGGCCAATCCTGTATTTAAGGTATCCGCTTTTTTTAGTAAATGACGTCATAGATACTGCTGTAAGTATAGTCAGCAAACCTTTTGTTCTGCTGTTTACAATTGAGGGGGAAAATGTCCGCCTAAGGAGCGAGCTTAACAGACTGCTCTTAAAAGAACAGCAATACGATGAGGCTATTAATGAAAACAAACGCCTTAGCTCTCTTTTGACACTAAAGGATGAAACAATAAACTATGTGTCTGCAGCCAGAGTTATAGCCCGGCAACCTGACAAATGGTACCACCAAATGGTACTGGACAGCGGTACAAAGACAGGCGTAAAAAAAGACATGGCTGCTCGTACAGACAGAGGATTAATTGGTAAGATTATCTCTGCAGAGTCTAACTACTCAACAGTCCTGCTTCTGACTGACGTCTATTCCTCTGTAGCTGTCCGGCTTGAAGACAACCGCACGGAGGCAGTGCTCTCTGGAACTGGTTCAGAGCTATGTCTACTTAAGTACATTCCTGTCAGTGAAGATGTTAAAGTTGGCGAGTCACTGGTCACATCTGGCACAGACAACCTCTTTCCAGCAGGCATACCGGTTGGCAGAGTGTTAAGCGTAGAAAGGGCTACGTCAGGTATGTTCCTTGAGATAAAGGTAGAGCTTTTTGCGCAGCCTACAAAAACCGAAGAGGTTATTATTGTCTCAAGAGAAGGAACGTAA
- a CDS encoding transcription termination factor Rho codes for MAIAELQEKDVAELTVVAEELNVEGASSMRKQELIFSILQAQAEKTGNLFAEGVLEILADGFGFLRSPDYSYLPGPDDIYVSPSQIRRFNLRTGELISGQVRPPKENERYFALLKVEAINHQTPEENINRPLFDNLLPYYPTERLMLDYDPNDYATRVMELITPTGKGQRGLIVAAPRTGKTMLLQSIAKAIKFNHKEVHLIILLIDERPEEVTDWKRVVQAEIISSTFDEPPHRHCQVAEMVINRAKRQVECKKDVVILLDSITRLARAYNAVVPASGKVLSGGLDANALQKPKRFFGTARNIEHGGSLTIIATALVDTGSRMDDVIFEEFKGTGNMELHLDRKLVDKRIFPSIDINTSGTRKEELLVTKEVLGKMWVLRKVLTPLSSVESMEFLLSKLRNTKTNKEFLEMMNK; via the coding sequence ATTGCAATTGCAGAATTGCAGGAAAAAGATGTAGCAGAGTTGACAGTGGTAGCAGAGGAACTAAACGTAGAGGGCGCTTCAAGCATGAGAAAACAGGAACTGATTTTTTCTATACTACAGGCTCAGGCAGAAAAAACCGGTAATTTGTTTGCTGAGGGCGTTTTGGAAATCCTTGCCGATGGCTTTGGATTTCTAAGGTCTCCTGATTACAGTTATTTACCGGGTCCTGACGACATATACGTCTCGCCGTCTCAAATTAGAAGGTTTAATTTAAGGACTGGTGAGTTAATATCGGGACAGGTGCGTCCGCCTAAGGAAAATGAGCGTTATTTTGCACTCCTTAAGGTAGAGGCGATTAATCACCAGACCCCTGAGGAAAACATAAACAGGCCGCTCTTTGATAACCTCCTTCCCTACTACCCTACGGAGCGTTTGATGCTTGACTATGACCCCAATGACTATGCCACAAGGGTCATGGAACTGATAACGCCAACTGGTAAAGGACAGAGAGGGCTTATCGTGGCTGCCCCGCGCACAGGTAAGACAATGCTGCTTCAGTCCATAGCAAAGGCTATAAAGTTTAATCACAAGGAGGTTCATCTTATAATTTTACTTATTGATGAGCGTCCTGAAGAGGTTACCGACTGGAAACGTGTGGTGCAGGCAGAGATTATAAGTTCAACGTTTGATGAGCCTCCGCACAGACATTGTCAGGTGGCAGAGATGGTGATAAATCGGGCAAAGCGGCAGGTGGAGTGTAAAAAGGACGTGGTAATCCTTCTTGATAGTATAACCAGACTTGCGCGTGCTTATAATGCCGTAGTGCCGGCAAGCGGTAAGGTGCTCTCCGGCGGTCTTGACGCTAACGCTCTGCAAAAGCCTAAGCGGTTCTTTGGTACGGCAAGAAACATAGAGCATGGCGGGAGTCTGACCATCATAGCAACTGCACTGGTTGACACTGGAAGCAGAATGGATGACGTCATATTTGAAGAGTTTAAGGGCACCGGCAACATGGAGCTTCATCTTGACAGGAAGCTGGTTGACAAGCGGATATTCCCAAGCATAGATATAAACACCTCTGGCACCAGAAAAGAGGAATTACTTGTAACCAAAGAAGTGCTGGGCAAGATGTGGGTGCTGCGTAAGGTGCTTACTCCGTTAAGCAGCGTTGAGAGCATGGAGTTTTTACTGAGTAAGCTAAGAAACACAAAGACCAATAAAGAATTCCTTGAAATGATGAATAAGTAG
- a CDS encoding radical SAM protein produces MLINTDASLKVCEIFTSIQGESSYAGVPCAFVRLTGCNLRCRYCDTVYAYSGGYELTIAEIIVEVQKSGIKLVEITGGEPLLQENSASLIDALIAEGNTVLIETNGSISLEVLGKRTDNPVTVIMDIKTPASGMSAHNDFLNFDLLLPHDEIKFVLSDENDYVWAVDLIKTYELSQKCRILFSAETSFLSHETLASWIIRDALPVRLNVQLHKYIFTGDMRGR; encoded by the coding sequence ATGCTGATAAACACTGACGCCTCGTTAAAAGTATGCGAGATATTTACAAGCATTCAGGGAGAGTCTTCTTATGCAGGTGTTCCGTGTGCTTTTGTTAGACTTACCGGATGCAACCTTCGCTGCCGCTACTGTGACACAGTTTATGCTTATAGCGGCGGATATGAGCTAACAATAGCGGAGATAATCGTTGAGGTTCAAAAATCCGGGATTAAACTTGTTGAGATAACAGGCGGCGAGCCGCTTTTGCAGGAAAACTCGGCAAGTCTCATAGATGCGCTTATAGCAGAGGGCAATACCGTACTCATAGAGACAAATGGTTCTATCAGTCTTGAAGTCTTAGGTAAAAGAACAGACAACCCCGTTACAGTAATCATGGATATAAAAACTCCGGCAAGCGGGATGTCGGCTCATAATGATTTTTTAAACTTTGACTTACTCCTGCCGCACGATGAGATTAAATTTGTGCTCTCTGATGAAAACGATTACGTCTGGGCAGTGGATTTAATCAAGACTTACGAATTGTCACAAAAATGCCGGATTCTTTTTAGCGCCGAGACATCTTTTTTAAGTCACGAAACACTTGCCTCATGGATAATCCGAGACGCCCTTCCTGTCAGATTAAACGTGCAGCTGCATAAATACATTTTTACAGGGGATATGAGAGGCAGATAG
- the mreD gene encoding rod shape-determining protein MreD produces the protein MKKMMVSLFWVSLISLAMAFDRAGFLNFKLNLTMLLVYYMGLKWPESKAVLWSAGVGFIEDSLSLRIIGPNMLSKCSVIFITSFFRSGIFNFTPLLNSLLSFAFTIVDGFIVYFSLSVFDTRPVDISTAIDSIMFQSLINGVLGYFVMREYDE, from the coding sequence ATGAAAAAGATGATGGTATCACTTTTCTGGGTATCTCTCATCAGTCTTGCAATGGCTTTTGACAGGGCAGGTTTTTTAAACTTCAAACTTAACTTAACTATGCTGTTAGTTTACTATATGGGACTTAAGTGGCCGGAGTCAAAAGCTGTTTTGTGGTCTGCTGGTGTAGGTTTTATTGAAGACAGCCTCTCTTTGAGAATAATCGGCCCCAATATGCTTTCAAAGTGCTCTGTGATTTTTATAACCTCGTTTTTTAGAAGCGGCATTTTTAACTTCACTCCTTTACTTAATTCACTCCTCAGTTTTGCCTTCACAATTGTGGATGGTTTTATCGTTTACTTCTCACTCTCTGTGTTTGATACCAGGCCTGTGGATATCTCCACCGCTATTGACAGTATAATGTTTCAATCCCTGATAAATGGTGTTTTAGGATATTTTGTAATGAGAGAATACGATGAATAA
- a CDS encoding HAMP domain-containing protein, giving the protein MLKILGKTLSRKITLSMTVLLIIGGTMFWYKFTNKVNSELYNKAVEDGFFYIEAVRAAIAIDADGKHNETVTKVTSMVGASRGVPAIRVLDHNGNIKFSSDKNELNNTAAINSPLCNECHTPGPAGSVKLKDITKNRFIEHERDKKTLRAILPIKNDHTCMTAQCHAHDNKSTINGFVDVRIDLNPAAEKARENTTDIAIMGIFFIALATTILHLLVSKFVVKPVALVREGIKMVKSGYFGHTLEFQSSDEIGALSGSFNEMTRSLQDNRDDFEEQTRALSSIMEQKAKEMRRFQEQYVHTEKLASLGRMAASVAHELNSPLTGIIVFAQLLHKRIPEDNKLDKEDLTVIIEQAEKCSNMIAVLLGYSRTIPSEKLDMDVTKALENALNILTSQSKFYNVTIEKELAHDLPRLPGDQSQLEQVFINLLINANDAMNGAGTIRIKTHRIEEDSRQYVEIEVTDSGPGILPENMDKIFEPFFTTKPEGKGTGLGLAVTKGITEKLGGRIFVKQQLSHGASFVIKLPVAG; this is encoded by the coding sequence ATGCTAAAAATATTAGGCAAGACATTAAGCCGTAAGATAACACTGTCAATGACAGTGCTTTTGATAATTGGGGGCACAATGTTTTGGTATAAGTTTACGAATAAAGTCAACAGTGAACTTTATAATAAAGCAGTAGAGGACGGCTTTTTCTACATTGAGGCAGTAAGAGCGGCAATAGCAATTGATGCTGACGGTAAACACAATGAGACTGTCACAAAGGTGACAAGCATGGTTGGCGCCTCACGTGGTGTACCTGCGATACGCGTGTTGGACCACAACGGTAACATAAAGTTTTCCTCAGATAAGAACGAACTTAACAACACGGCAGCCATTAATTCACCCCTATGCAATGAGTGTCATACTCCAGGTCCTGCCGGGAGCGTTAAGTTAAAGGATATAACTAAAAATCGTTTCATAGAACATGAGAGGGACAAAAAAACACTGAGAGCGATCCTGCCGATAAAAAATGATCACACTTGTATGACTGCACAGTGCCACGCCCACGATAATAAATCCACAATAAACGGCTTCGTGGACGTTAGAATAGACCTCAACCCGGCTGCGGAAAAAGCCAGGGAGAACACCACAGACATAGCCATAATGGGTATTTTTTTCATAGCCCTTGCAACCACAATCCTGCACCTGCTGGTCTCTAAGTTTGTGGTAAAGCCTGTGGCACTTGTCCGTGAGGGTATAAAAATGGTTAAAAGCGGATATTTCGGTCACACTCTTGAATTCCAGAGCTCAGATGAGATTGGAGCGTTAAGCGGCTCGTTTAACGAAATGACCCGCTCACTTCAAGACAACAGAGACGACTTTGAGGAGCAAACCCGGGCGCTCTCCAGCATAATGGAGCAGAAAGCAAAAGAAATGAGAAGATTTCAGGAGCAATACGTTCACACCGAAAAGCTCGCCTCCTTAGGCCGTATGGCGGCAAGTGTCGCACACGAACTTAACAGCCCTCTTACGGGAATTATTGTGTTTGCTCAATTGCTGCATAAGCGCATACCGGAGGACAATAAACTGGACAAAGAGGACCTCACTGTGATAATAGAACAGGCCGAGAAGTGCTCTAACATGATAGCTGTGCTGCTTGGCTATTCCCGTACGATACCGAGTGAAAAGCTTGATATGGACGTCACTAAGGCACTTGAAAACGCCCTGAATATTCTTACAAGCCAGTCTAAATTCTATAACGTTACGATAGAAAAAGAGTTGGCACATGACCTGCCGCGTTTACCGGGTGATCAGTCACAGCTTGAGCAGGTGTTTATCAATCTTCTGATTAACGCTAACGACGCTATGAACGGCGCAGGAACAATACGCATAAAGACACATCGTATTGAGGAGGATTCACGTCAGTACGTAGAAATAGAGGTAACAGACTCAGGCCCAGGCATCTTGCCCGAAAACATGGATAAAATATTTGAACCCTTCTTTACAACCAAACCTGAGGGAAAGGGCACAGGACTTGGCCTTGCCGTCACAAAGGGAATAACAGAGAAACTCGGAGGCCGGATATTTGTTAAGCAGCAGCTGTCACATGGTGCAAGCTTTGTTATCAAGCTTCCGGTTGCCGGTTAG
- a CDS encoding ATP-binding protein, whose amino-acid sequence MKTNHDEILRKILEDIDEHGYLNHRESNTYEFKETFNMGNKSLYARTLACFANNKGGYILFGVKDKPRNLIGVDKIKFDSIKQEDITTFLKDHYEPEIKWDSGTVISQEKYFGYIYAHEAEEKPVICTSNTKESSQGDIFYRYRGQNKKIGYTELKKNDI is encoded by the coding sequence ATGAAAACAAATCACGACGAGATTTTAAGGAAGATACTCGAAGACATCGACGAGCATGGCTATTTAAATCATAGGGAGAGTAATACTTATGAGTTTAAAGAGACTTTCAACATGGGAAACAAAAGCTTATATGCAAGAACATTAGCCTGTTTTGCAAATAATAAAGGTGGTTATATCTTGTTCGGTGTAAAAGACAAACCTCGTAACCTTATAGGCGTTGACAAGATAAAGTTTGACAGCATAAAGCAAGAAGATATTACAACGTTTCTTAAAGACCATTATGAACCTGAAATCAAATGGGATTCAGGGACTGTCATTTCACAAGAAAAATATTTTGGTTATATCTATGCACATGAGGCAGAAGAAAAACCTGTTATCTGCACATCAAATACAAAAGAAAGTTCACAAGGTGACATTTTTTACCGGTATAGGGGACAAAATAAGAAAATTGGATACACCGAATTGAAAAAAAATGATATATGA